In Humulus lupulus chromosome 6, drHumLupu1.1, whole genome shotgun sequence, a single genomic region encodes these proteins:
- the LOC133783564 gene encoding uncharacterized protein LOC133783564, with protein sequence MADVIAQSHGGDGGGCDPPRGPADIPADCERAPPSKRGRHKGLNTREKREQLGRPLPLEWDVRGRTYKEIGEYSSNFSRELGLLVRQYTDPDCPQWSKVPNASKERILAHLEDDLFDIGRTRYGEGHMPGILRGIDTSCAKKYSDWKYDIKEHLTINGPQNRYGGCTDTQWQKAIDFFRRPEITKRSVVNKENRKKLKELSYGGSQSIPALRYKKRNLETGQLESIPDSWMDTHHKSGTGWVTETAKNTWEELRAYRDTQQTQATDTESSTPVSSAPEDEDISLVQNVFGKRRGHQKGYGRILNIRDRTPFDFSSFTN encoded by the exons atggctgatgttattgctcaatctcacgggggtgatggtggaggatgcgatcctccacgtggaccggcagatatcccagctgattgtgaacgag cgcctccaagtaaacgtggacgccataagggattgaacacgcgggaaaagagggaacagttggggcgtcctctccctctcgagtgggatgtgcgggggagaacatataaagagatcggagagtatagctcaaatttctcaagagagctcggattacttgttcgacagtacacagatccggactgtcctcaatggtcaaaagtaccaaatgcctcgaaagaaagaatacttgcacatttggaa gatgatttgtttgatattgggcgtactagatatggagaagggcatatgcctgggatcttgagaggcattgatacttcgtgtgctaaaaagtattctgactggaagtacgatattaaagagcacttaacgattaatgggccacaaaatcgttatggtggttgcacggatacgcagtggcaaaaagcaattgattttttccgtcgcccagaaattacg aaacgttctgtggtcaacaaggaaaatagaaagaaattgaaagagcttagctatggaggttctcagtcaatcccagccttacgctataaaaag cgcaatttagagactgggcaacttgagtccatcccggatagctggatggatactcaccataaatcaggcacagggtgggtgacagagacagcaaaaaatacttgg gaggaattgcgtgcataccgcgacacacagcagacacaggcaactgatactgagagttccacaccagtttcgagtgcgcctgaagatgaagacatatctttggtacaaaatgtcttcggaaaacgacggggccaccagaaaggatatggacgtatccttaacataagggaccgaactccatttgatttttcgtccttcacaaactag